The following coding sequences are from one Bos indicus x Bos taurus breed Angus x Brahman F1 hybrid chromosome 5, Bos_hybrid_MaternalHap_v2.0, whole genome shotgun sequence window:
- the MPST gene encoding 3-mercaptopyruvate sulfurtransferase isoform X3, translating to MASKQLFRALVSAQWVAEALRAPQAGQPLRLLDASWYLAKLGRDARREFEERHIPGAAFFDIDQCSDRTSPYDHMLPSAAHFSEYAGRLGVGAATHVVVYDASDQGLYAAPRVWWMFRVFGHRTVSLLDGGLRNWLRQGLPLSSGKSRPQPAEFHAVLDPAYIKTYEDIKENLESRRFQVVDARAAGRFRGTEPEPRDGIEPGHIPGTINIPFTDFLTEDGLEKSPEEIRRLFQDKKVDLSLPLVATCGSGVTACHVALGAYLCGKPDVPIYDGSWVEWYMRAQPEDIISEGRGKVH from the exons ATGGCTTCGAAGCAGCTCTTCCGCGCGCTTGTGTCAGCGCAGTGGGTGGCTGAGGCGCTCCGGGCCCCACAGGCTGGGCAGCCCCTGCGGCTGCTCGATGCCTCATGGTACCTGGCCAAGCTGGGCCGCGACGCGCGCCGCGAGTTCGAGGAGCGCCACATCCCGGGCGCCGCCTTCTTTGACATCGACCAGTGCAGCGACCGCACGTCGCCCTATGACCACATGCTGCCCAGCGCGGCACACTTCTCAGAGTACGCAGGCCGCCTGGGCGTGGGCGCCGCCACCCACGTGGTGGTCTACGACGCCAGTGATCAGGGCCTCTACGCGGCGCCGCGCGTCTGGTGGATGTTCCGCGTCTTCGGCCACCGCACGGTATCTCTGCTCGACGGTGGTCTCCGCAACTGGCTGCGCCAGGGCCTCCCGCTGAGCTCAGGCAAGAGCCGTCCCCAGCCCGCCGAATTCCACGCGGTGCTGGACCCCGCCTACATCAAGACGTACGAGGACATCAAGGAGAACCTTGAATCCCGGCGCTTCCAAGTGGTGGACGCCCGTGCCGCCGGCCGCTTCCGGGGCACAGAACCCGAGCCCCGAGACG GCATCGAGCCCGGCCACATCCCCGGCACCATCAACATCCCGTTCACGGACTTCCTGACCGAGGACGGACTGGAGAAGAGCCCCGAGGAGATCCGCCGCCTCTTCCAGGACAAGAAGGTGGACCTGTCCCTGCCCCTGGTGGCCACCTGCGGCTCCGGCGTCACAGCCTGCCACGTGGCCCTGGGCGCCTACCTCTGCGGCAAGCCGGATGTACCTATCTATGATGGCTCCTGGGTGGAGTGGTACATGCGTGCCCAACCCGAGGACATCATCTCTGAGGGCCGGGGGAAGGTCCACTGA
- the TST gene encoding thiosulfate sulfurtransferase, with product MVWAGREVAGSGFEPANSSSWQWQAPGRRRGRVTRRADTMVHQVLYRALVSTKWLAESVRAGKVGPGLRVLDASWYSPGTREARKEYLERHVPGASFFDIEECRDKASPYEVMLPSEAGFADYVGSLGISNDTHVVVYDGDDLGSFYAPRVWWMFRVFGHRTVSVLNGGFRNWLKEGHPVTSEPSRPEPAIFKATLNRSLLKTYEQVLENLESKRFQLVDSRAQGRYLGTQPEPDAVGLDSGHIRGSVNMPFMNFLTEDGFEKSPEELRAMFEAKKVDLTKPLIATCRKGVTACHIALAAYLCGKPDVAIYDGSWFEWFHRAPPETWVSQGKGGKA from the exons ATGGTGTGGGCCGGCCGGGAAGTTGCGGGCTCCGGGTTTGAACCTGCCAACTCCTCCAGCTGGCAGTGGCAAGCGCCAGGGCGGCGGCGAGGGCGA GTGACACGGAGAGCTGACACCATGGTTCATCAGGTGCTCTACCGGGCGCTGGTCTCCACCAAGTGGCTGGCGGAGTCCGTCCGGGCTGGTAAGGTGGGCCCTGGCCTTCGGGTGCTGGATGCGTCCTGGTACTCGCCGGGCACTCGCGAGGCCCGCAAGGAATACCTGGAGCGCCATGTGCCCGGCGCCTCCTTTTTTGACATAGAGGAGTGTCGGGACAAGGCCTCGCCTTACGAGGTGATGCTGCCCAGCGAGGCGGGCTTCGCCGACTACGTGGGCAGCCTGGGCATCAGCAACGACACGCATGTGGTGGTGTACGATGGTGACGACCTGGGCAGCTTCTATGCGCCGCGGGTCTGGTGGATGTTCCGTGTGTTTGGCCACCGCACCGTGTCCGTGCTCAATGGTGGCTTCCGGAACTGGCTGAAGGAGGGCCACCCGGTGACATCTGAGCCCTCACGCCCAGAGCCAGCCATCTTCAAAGCCACGCTGAACCGCTCCCTGCTCAAGACCTACGAGCAGGTGCTGGAGAACCTCGAATCAAAGAGGTTTCAGCTGGTGGATTCACGGGCCCAGGGGCGGTACCTGGGCACACAGCCGGAGCCAGATGCAGTAG GACTGGACTCGGGCCACATCCGAGGCTCGGTCAACATGCCTTTCATGAACTTCCTAACGGAGGATGGCTTTGAAAAGAGCCCAGAGGAGCTCCGTGCCATGTTCGAGGCCAAGAAGGTGGACCTCACAAAGCCCCTCATCGCCACATGCCGGAAGGGTGTCACCGCCTGCCACATTGCCCTGGCTGCTTACCTCTGTGGCAAGCCCGATGTGGCCATCTACGATGGCTCCTGGTTTGAGTGGTTCCACCGGGCCCCCCCGGAGACCTGGGTGTCCCAGGGGAAGGGTGGGAAGGCCTGA
- the MPST gene encoding 3-mercaptopyruvate sulfurtransferase isoform X2: MRSCPAPRPPRASPRAFGASRTRGDPACSPSVTAAMASKQLFRALVSAQWVAEALRAPQAGQPLRLLDASWYLAKLGRDARREFEERHIPGAAFFDIDQCSDRTSPYDHMLPSAAHFSEYAGRLGVGAATHVVVYDASDQGLYAAPRVWWMFRVFGHRTVSLLDGGLRNWLRQGLPLSSGKSRPQPAEFHAVLDPAYIKTYEDIKENLESRRFQVVDARAAGRFRGTEPEPRDGIEPGHIPGTINIPFTDFLTEDGLEKSPEEIRRLFQDKKVDLSLPLVATCGSGVTACHVALGAYLCGKPDVPIYDGSWVEWYMRAQPEDIISEGRGKVH; encoded by the exons ATGCGCTCCTGCCCCGCACCGCGCCCGCCCCGGGCCAGTCCCCGAGCTTTCGGCGCCTCTCGAACCCGCGGGGACCCG GCCTGCAGCCCCAGTGTCACCGCCGCCATGGCTTCGAAGCAGCTCTTCCGCGCGCTTGTGTCAGCGCAGTGGGTGGCTGAGGCGCTCCGGGCCCCACAGGCTGGGCAGCCCCTGCGGCTGCTCGATGCCTCATGGTACCTGGCCAAGCTGGGCCGCGACGCGCGCCGCGAGTTCGAGGAGCGCCACATCCCGGGCGCCGCCTTCTTTGACATCGACCAGTGCAGCGACCGCACGTCGCCCTATGACCACATGCTGCCCAGCGCGGCACACTTCTCAGAGTACGCAGGCCGCCTGGGCGTGGGCGCCGCCACCCACGTGGTGGTCTACGACGCCAGTGATCAGGGCCTCTACGCGGCGCCGCGCGTCTGGTGGATGTTCCGCGTCTTCGGCCACCGCACGGTATCTCTGCTCGACGGTGGTCTCCGCAACTGGCTGCGCCAGGGCCTCCCGCTGAGCTCAGGCAAGAGCCGTCCCCAGCCCGCCGAATTCCACGCGGTGCTGGACCCCGCCTACATCAAGACGTACGAGGACATCAAGGAGAACCTTGAATCCCGGCGCTTCCAAGTGGTGGACGCCCGTGCCGCCGGCCGCTTCCGGGGCACAGAACCCGAGCCCCGAGACG GCATCGAGCCCGGCCACATCCCCGGCACCATCAACATCCCGTTCACGGACTTCCTGACCGAGGACGGACTGGAGAAGAGCCCCGAGGAGATCCGCCGCCTCTTCCAGGACAAGAAGGTGGACCTGTCCCTGCCCCTGGTGGCCACCTGCGGCTCCGGCGTCACAGCCTGCCACGTGGCCCTGGGCGCCTACCTCTGCGGCAAGCCGGATGTACCTATCTATGATGGCTCCTGGGTGGAGTGGTACATGCGTGCCCAACCCGAGGACATCATCTCTGAGGGCCGGGGGAAGGTCCACTGA
- the MPST gene encoding 3-mercaptopyruvate sulfurtransferase isoform X1, translated as MGGGRVLLRARGGGSLREVMAEPGSPETPACSPSVTAAMASKQLFRALVSAQWVAEALRAPQAGQPLRLLDASWYLAKLGRDARREFEERHIPGAAFFDIDQCSDRTSPYDHMLPSAAHFSEYAGRLGVGAATHVVVYDASDQGLYAAPRVWWMFRVFGHRTVSLLDGGLRNWLRQGLPLSSGKSRPQPAEFHAVLDPAYIKTYEDIKENLESRRFQVVDARAAGRFRGTEPEPRDGIEPGHIPGTINIPFTDFLTEDGLEKSPEEIRRLFQDKKVDLSLPLVATCGSGVTACHVALGAYLCGKPDVPIYDGSWVEWYMRAQPEDIISEGRGKVH; from the exons atgggaggagggagggtaCTGCTGAGGGCTCGGGGAGGGGGCTCTCTGCGCGAGGTCATGGCCGAACCCGGAAGCCCCGAGACTCCG GCCTGCAGCCCCAGTGTCACCGCCGCCATGGCTTCGAAGCAGCTCTTCCGCGCGCTTGTGTCAGCGCAGTGGGTGGCTGAGGCGCTCCGGGCCCCACAGGCTGGGCAGCCCCTGCGGCTGCTCGATGCCTCATGGTACCTGGCCAAGCTGGGCCGCGACGCGCGCCGCGAGTTCGAGGAGCGCCACATCCCGGGCGCCGCCTTCTTTGACATCGACCAGTGCAGCGACCGCACGTCGCCCTATGACCACATGCTGCCCAGCGCGGCACACTTCTCAGAGTACGCAGGCCGCCTGGGCGTGGGCGCCGCCACCCACGTGGTGGTCTACGACGCCAGTGATCAGGGCCTCTACGCGGCGCCGCGCGTCTGGTGGATGTTCCGCGTCTTCGGCCACCGCACGGTATCTCTGCTCGACGGTGGTCTCCGCAACTGGCTGCGCCAGGGCCTCCCGCTGAGCTCAGGCAAGAGCCGTCCCCAGCCCGCCGAATTCCACGCGGTGCTGGACCCCGCCTACATCAAGACGTACGAGGACATCAAGGAGAACCTTGAATCCCGGCGCTTCCAAGTGGTGGACGCCCGTGCCGCCGGCCGCTTCCGGGGCACAGAACCCGAGCCCCGAGACG GCATCGAGCCCGGCCACATCCCCGGCACCATCAACATCCCGTTCACGGACTTCCTGACCGAGGACGGACTGGAGAAGAGCCCCGAGGAGATCCGCCGCCTCTTCCAGGACAAGAAGGTGGACCTGTCCCTGCCCCTGGTGGCCACCTGCGGCTCCGGCGTCACAGCCTGCCACGTGGCCCTGGGCGCCTACCTCTGCGGCAAGCCGGATGTACCTATCTATGATGGCTCCTGGGTGGAGTGGTACATGCGTGCCCAACCCGAGGACATCATCTCTGAGGGCCGGGGGAAGGTCCACTGA